A window from Moritella yayanosii encodes these proteins:
- the rne gene encoding ribonuclease E, translated as MKRMLINATQKEELRVALVDGQRLYDLDIESPGHEQKKANIYKGKITRVEPSLDAAFVDYGADRHGFLPLKEISRAYFKQGTGKQRGRPSIKDVVAEGTEVIVQIEKEERGNKGAALTTFISLAGSYLVLMPNNPRAGGISRRIEGDERTELKTALATLELPEGMGLIVRTAGVGKSAEELDWDLKVLLNHWQAIQDSAKDRQGTFLIHQESNVIARAIRDYLRRDIGEILIDHPKAFEEAKNRIKLIRPDFIDRIKLYQGDVPLFNHYQIETQIESAFQREVRLPSGGSIVIDPTEALTSIDINSARATRGGDIEETALTTNLEAADEIARQLRLRDLGGLVVIDFIDMGPVKNQREVENCLRDAVRQDRARIQLGRISRFGLMEMSRQRIRPSLGESSTHVCPRCDGQGTIRDNESLALSILRLIEEESLKENTNHIVAQVPVPVAAYLLNEKRNSILRLEKRYKVKSFIIPNENLQTPHFEVSRVKADDDSSELSSTDLAKPREFARYEPKVNNETVQPLVQQINSPEAASVRPSQTVTKATSTTKSKAPAQATSTKPAVHKESVFSRLGKAITDFFSSDEKVVVKETVKQAPKKPVADKISSNRESDEQRKPRNRRNRKPRNPENVENKQQDANKKADVEVKQHNKFEAKQKTSTQDKPAVQSKDVKETKEEGSAQNQAVLAERRQRRTLRKKIRVTSNEPEVTIESEQNSETSVISDMLQRDENTQPAKRTRRNLRNTKTSDVQKNEHAQVQTEQVTTPVTAEVTTPVTAEVTKPVTAEVTTPVTAEVTTPVTAEVTTPVTAEVTKPVTAEVTKPVTAEVTKPVTAEVTKPVTAEVTKPVTAEVTKPVMHTAAAAKPAPVAETTSMIVTPTAKASAERVKIETKSVTRQMHTAPATRPGTAPVVTETSVVAETPVVAETPVVAETSVVAETSVVAETPVVAETPVVAETPVVAETPVVAETSVVAETPVVAEAPVSYQAIEVTSVPALQVQGTTSKKTNFTVKMATPQPVAPSTTNFVAKVGVVQRPSIDVAAGPGGSQFASSQSKSPTKLAK; from the coding sequence ATGAAAAGAATGTTAATTAATGCAACTCAAAAAGAAGAGTTGCGCGTTGCGCTAGTAGATGGGCAACGCCTTTATGATCTAGATATTGAAAGCCCTGGCCATGAACAAAAAAAAGCGAATATCTATAAGGGTAAAATCACCCGTGTAGAACCAAGCTTAGATGCTGCTTTTGTTGATTACGGTGCAGACCGCCACGGTTTCCTTCCTCTTAAAGAAATCTCTCGCGCCTACTTCAAACAAGGTACAGGTAAGCAACGTGGGCGTCCAAGCATTAAGGATGTAGTTGCAGAAGGTACAGAAGTAATCGTTCAGATTGAAAAAGAAGAACGTGGTAACAAAGGTGCTGCATTAACAACTTTCATTAGTTTAGCCGGCAGTTATCTTGTTTTAATGCCAAATAATCCTCGTGCAGGCGGTATTTCACGTCGTATCGAAGGTGATGAGCGTACAGAACTAAAAACTGCGCTTGCTACATTAGAATTACCAGAAGGCATGGGACTCATTGTTCGTACTGCTGGTGTGGGTAAATCTGCAGAAGAGCTCGATTGGGACCTTAAAGTACTGTTAAATCACTGGCAAGCCATTCAAGACAGCGCAAAAGATCGACAAGGTACTTTCTTAATCCATCAAGAAAGTAACGTGATAGCTCGTGCTATCCGCGATTATCTTCGTCGTGATATTGGTGAGATCCTTATCGACCATCCAAAAGCGTTTGAAGAAGCTAAAAACCGCATCAAATTAATACGTCCAGACTTTATCGACCGTATAAAATTGTATCAAGGTGATGTGCCTTTATTCAATCATTACCAAATTGAAACTCAAATCGAATCAGCATTCCAACGCGAAGTTCGTCTTCCATCAGGTGGTTCAATTGTTATAGACCCAACTGAGGCCCTCACTTCAATCGATATTAACTCTGCACGTGCCACACGCGGTGGTGATATTGAAGAGACTGCGTTAACCACTAACTTAGAAGCTGCAGATGAGATTGCTCGTCAACTACGTCTACGTGATCTAGGTGGTCTTGTTGTTATCGATTTTATTGATATGGGTCCGGTTAAAAATCAACGCGAAGTTGAAAATTGTCTAAGAGATGCAGTGCGACAAGATCGCGCTCGAATTCAACTAGGCCGAATTTCACGATTTGGTTTAATGGAAATGTCTCGTCAACGTATCCGCCCTTCTCTTGGCGAATCAAGTACGCATGTCTGCCCTCGCTGTGATGGTCAAGGTACGATCCGTGATAATGAATCTTTAGCACTGTCTATTCTACGTTTAATCGAAGAAGAATCGCTAAAAGAAAATACCAATCACATCGTAGCGCAAGTACCGGTCCCAGTTGCTGCTTACCTATTAAATGAAAAACGTAACTCAATCCTACGTTTAGAGAAACGCTATAAAGTTAAAAGCTTCATCATTCCAAATGAGAATTTACAAACGCCTCATTTTGAAGTTTCTCGTGTTAAAGCTGATGACGATAGCTCAGAGTTATCGAGTACTGATTTAGCAAAACCTCGTGAATTCGCCCGTTACGAGCCTAAAGTAAATAACGAAACAGTACAGCCGCTTGTGCAGCAAATCAATTCACCTGAAGCAGCATCGGTTAGACCAAGTCAAACGGTTACAAAAGCAACCTCCACTACAAAATCTAAAGCACCGGCTCAAGCGACATCAACTAAGCCAGCTGTTCATAAAGAATCAGTATTTAGTCGTCTTGGTAAAGCAATTACAGATTTCTTTTCAAGCGATGAAAAAGTTGTTGTTAAAGAAACGGTTAAACAAGCACCTAAAAAACCGGTAGCTGATAAAATCTCGAGTAACCGTGAAAGTGATGAACAGCGTAAACCACGCAATCGTCGCAATCGCAAGCCTCGCAATCCTGAAAATGTTGAGAACAAACAACAAGACGCAAATAAAAAAGCAGACGTTGAAGTAAAACAACATAATAAGTTCGAAGCTAAGCAAAAAACATCAACTCAAGACAAACCTGCTGTACAGTCGAAAGACGTAAAAGAAACAAAAGAAGAAGGTAGCGCTCAAAATCAAGCTGTTTTAGCTGAACGTCGTCAACGCCGCACCCTGCGTAAAAAAATACGAGTGACCAGCAACGAACCGGAAGTAACCATTGAATCAGAGCAAAACTCTGAAACATCTGTTATTTCTGATATGCTTCAGCGTGATGAAAACACTCAACCCGCTAAGCGTACTCGTCGTAACCTTCGAAATACTAAGACTAGTGATGTTCAAAAAAATGAACATGCTCAAGTACAAACAGAGCAAGTAACTACACCGGTTACTGCTGAAGTAACTACACCTGTTACTGCTGAAGTGACTAAACCTGTTACTGCTGAAGTGACTACACCTGTTACTGCTGAAGTGACTACACCTGTTACTGCTGAAGTGACTACACCGGTTACTGCTGAAGTGACTAAACCTGTTACTGCTGAAGTGACTAAACCTGTTACTGCTGAAGTGACTAAACCTGTTACTGCTGAAGTGACTAAACCGGTTACTGCTGAAGTAACTAAACCTGTTACTGCTGAAGTGACTAAACCTGTTATGCATACAGCGGCAGCGGCAAAACCAGCACCAGTAGCTGAAACTACATCAATGATAGTAACACCAACAGCTAAAGCATCGGCTGAGCGTGTAAAGATTGAAACTAAATCCGTAACACGCCAAATGCATACAGCCCCAGCAACTCGTCCAGGCACTGCGCCAGTTGTTACTGAAACGTCAGTTGTTGCTGAAACGCCAGTTGTTGCTGAAACGCCAGTTGTTGCTGAAACGTCAGTTGTTGCTGAAACGTCAGTTGTTGCTGAAACGCCAGTTGTTGCTGAAACGCCAGTTGTTGCTGAAACGCCAGTTGTTGCTGAAACGCCAGTTGTTGCTGAAACGTCAGTTGTTGCTGAAACGCCAGTTGTTGCTGAAGCTCCGGTTTCTTACCAAGCTATCGAAGTAACGTCTGTACCTGCATTACAAGTACAGGGCACTACATCAAAGAAAACTAACTTCACCGTTAAAATGGCAACACCTCAACCGGTAGCCCCTTCGACAACTAACTTTGTTGCTAAAGTTGGTGTTGTTCAACGCCCATCTATTGATGTAGCGGCTGGACCTGGTGGTAGTCAATTTGCATCGTCACAAAGCAAATCGCCAACCAAATTAGCTAAATAA
- the ihfA gene encoding integration host factor subunit alpha has translation MALTKADIAETLFNDVGLSKRESKEMVEAFFEEIRLSLEVNEQVKISGFGNFDLRDKGERPGRNPKTGEDIPITARRVVTFKPGQKLKAKVETISKD, from the coding sequence ATGGCACTAACCAAAGCTGATATTGCTGAAACATTATTTAACGATGTAGGTCTGAGTAAACGTGAATCTAAAGAAATGGTAGAAGCTTTTTTTGAAGAAATCCGTTTATCTTTAGAAGTTAATGAACAAGTTAAAATATCTGGTTTTGGTAATTTTGACCTTCGTGATAAAGGTGAGCGACCTGGTCGTAATCCTAAAACAGGTGAAGATATACCAATTACAGCTCGTCGCGTTGTGACTTTTAAACCGGGTCAGAAATTGAAAGCGAAAGTTGAGACTATCTCAAAAGATTAG
- a CDS encoding SulP family inorganic anion transporter has product MFEFPKYSIASIKNDVLSGLTVALALVPEAIAFAFVAGVEPLVGLYAAFMVGLITAVFGGRPGMISGATGAMAVVMVSLVADNGVQYLFAAVVLAGLLQVLAGIFKLGKFIRIVPHPVMMGFVNGLAIVIFLAQLGQFKFIDSNGNLAWLQDTQLFIMLGLVALTMAIIHFLPKLTKSVPSSLVAIVTVTLIVYYMGLDTRTVVDFVRSMTGDDNATISGSLPTFSIPSVPFNLETLYIILPYSLILAAVGLIESLLTLTVIDEMTGTRGKGNRECVAQGASNIVSGFFGAMGGCAMIGQSMININSGGRGRLSGITAAISLLMFILFFSSLIEVIPLAALVGVMFMVVIGTFEWATFRVIRKIPKADTFVIFLVTIVTVFTDLAVAVIIGVIVSALRFAWEHAAHINAEKSIEESGNKVYKVNGPLFFGSVSHFLELFDTAADPKDVIIDFANSRVCDHSAIEAIDTLAERYVAAGKVLHLRHLSLECKKLMKRAGDMIEVNLIEDPEYHIASDKLGG; this is encoded by the coding sequence ATGTTTGAATTTCCAAAATATTCGATAGCATCAATAAAAAATGATGTTTTGTCTGGTTTAACCGTCGCACTCGCACTTGTGCCTGAAGCAATTGCATTTGCTTTTGTAGCAGGTGTTGAACCGCTAGTCGGCTTATATGCAGCATTTATGGTCGGTTTAATCACTGCAGTTTTTGGTGGTCGACCTGGCATGATCTCTGGTGCAACCGGTGCTATGGCTGTTGTAATGGTATCGCTTGTAGCTGACAATGGCGTGCAATATTTATTCGCCGCCGTTGTACTTGCAGGTCTATTGCAAGTGCTCGCGGGTATTTTTAAACTCGGGAAATTCATTCGCATTGTGCCTCACCCAGTAATGATGGGGTTTGTGAATGGTCTTGCGATTGTTATCTTCTTAGCGCAACTAGGTCAATTCAAGTTTATCGACAGTAATGGTAATCTAGCTTGGCTACAAGATACTCAATTATTCATTATGCTTGGTTTAGTTGCTTTAACGATGGCTATCATTCATTTCTTACCTAAATTAACAAAATCAGTTCCCTCTTCGCTCGTTGCGATTGTAACCGTAACGCTAATTGTTTATTACATGGGTCTAGACACACGTACTGTTGTCGATTTTGTGCGTTCTATGACTGGTGATGATAATGCAACTATCTCAGGTTCACTACCAACGTTCAGTATTCCAAGTGTGCCATTTAATCTAGAAACACTTTATATCATCTTACCTTACTCATTAATCCTTGCTGCAGTTGGCCTGATTGAGTCACTACTAACATTAACCGTCATTGATGAGATGACGGGTACGCGTGGTAAAGGTAACCGTGAATGTGTTGCACAAGGTGCGTCAAACATCGTAAGCGGCTTCTTTGGTGCTATGGGTGGTTGTGCAATGATCGGTCAATCGATGATCAATATTAACTCTGGTGGTCGTGGTCGTTTATCTGGTATTACCGCGGCTATTTCATTATTGATGTTTATCCTATTTTTCTCATCACTTATTGAAGTGATTCCATTAGCAGCGCTTGTTGGTGTAATGTTCATGGTTGTGATCGGTACATTCGAATGGGCAACGTTCCGTGTTATTCGCAAGATTCCAAAAGCAGATACTTTTGTTATTTTCTTAGTCACAATCGTCACGGTATTCACTGATTTAGCTGTCGCAGTGATCATTGGTGTTATTGTTTCTGCATTACGTTTCGCTTGGGAACATGCCGCACATATCAACGCAGAGAAATCTATCGAAGAATCTGGTAATAAAGTATACAAAGTGAATGGTCCACTGTTCTTTGGTTCTGTTAGTCACTTCTTAGAGCTATTCGATACAGCTGCAGATCCTAAAGATGTAATCATTGATTTTGCTAACTCACGTGTATGTGATCATTCTGCAATTGAAGCCATAGATACATTAGCAGAACGTTATGTTGCAGCGGGTAAAGTATTACACCTTCGTCACCTTTCATTAGAATGTAAGAAATTAATGAAGCGTGCAGGCGATATGATTGAAGTGAATTTAATTGAAGATCCTGAGTACCATATTGCATCAGATAAGCTAGGCGGTTAA
- the pheS gene encoding phenylalanine--tRNA ligase subunit alpha, with product MQHLKDIIVQAVEAVANATDLATLDIVRVEYLGKKGILTEQMKTLGKLPPAEKPKVGQAINLAKQEIQKVINDKRDAFQQAVLDAKLAEEMIDVTAPGRTNLNGGLHPVTRTIERIESFFGELGFAVKSGPEVEDDYHNFDALNIPEHHPARADHDTFYFNPKLVLRTQTSGVQIRTMEVQKPPIRIISPGRVYRNDYDQTHTPMFHQVEGLFVDEKVSFSELKGVLHDFLNNFFEEDLEIRFRPSYFPFTETSAEVDVMGKNGKWLEVLGCGMVHPNVLASVGIDPEKYSGFAFGMGVERLAMLRYGVNDLRSFFENDLRFLKQFK from the coding sequence ATGCAACACCTCAAAGATATAATAGTACAGGCCGTAGAAGCCGTAGCAAACGCAACTGATCTCGCAACATTGGATATTGTTCGTGTTGAGTACCTTGGTAAAAAGGGTATTTTAACTGAGCAAATGAAGACATTAGGTAAACTGCCTCCAGCAGAAAAGCCTAAAGTTGGCCAAGCGATCAACCTTGCTAAACAAGAAATTCAAAAAGTCATTAACGATAAACGTGATGCATTTCAGCAAGCAGTTTTAGATGCTAAATTAGCAGAAGAAATGATTGATGTTACTGCACCAGGTCGAACTAACCTCAATGGTGGTTTACATCCTGTAACACGTACTATCGAACGTATTGAATCATTTTTCGGTGAATTAGGTTTCGCGGTTAAATCTGGTCCAGAAGTTGAAGATGATTATCACAACTTTGATGCTTTGAATATCCCTGAGCACCATCCTGCTCGTGCGGATCACGATACATTTTACTTTAATCCAAAATTAGTACTAAGAACACAAACGTCTGGTGTTCAAATTCGTACGATGGAAGTTCAAAAACCACCTATTCGTATTATTTCGCCAGGCCGTGTTTACCGTAATGATTACGATCAAACTCATACACCAATGTTCCACCAAGTAGAAGGTCTATTTGTGGATGAAAAAGTAAGTTTTAGCGAACTGAAAGGTGTGTTACACGATTTCCTAAATAATTTCTTTGAAGAAGATTTAGAAATTCGTTTCCGTCCTTCTTATTTCCCATTCACAGAAACTTCAGCAGAAGTTGATGTTATGGGCAAAAATGGTAAATGGTTAGAAGTACTAGGCTGCGGCATGGTACACCCTAACGTATTAGCTTCTGTTGGAATCGACCCTGAGAAATACTCTGGCTTTGCCTTTGGTATGGGTGTTGAACGTTTAGCGATGCTTCGCTATGGCGTTAACGATTTACGTTCATTTTTCGAAAATGATTTACGTTTCCTCAAGCAGTTTAAATAA
- the pheT gene encoding phenylalanine--tRNA ligase subunit beta yields MKFSHEWLQTWVKPGLTNEALAHQITMAGLEVDGIDAVAGDFSGIVVGHVVECGPHPDADKLQVTKIDIGSEELIDIVCGATNCRAGLKVAVATVGAVLPGDFKIKKAKLRGQPSHGMLCSESEMGMAESADGIIELPSDAVPGTCIREYLGLDDVTIEVDLTPNRADCLSIAGIAREVGVLNNIAVTAPEWINVTETSTETVSVSVTATEQCPRYLGRVITNLDMTAKTPLWMVERLRRCGTRSIDPIVDVTNYVLLELGQPMHAFDLATLTGAINVRLATQDEKLTLLDGNEVKLNDNTLVIADDSGAIAMAGIFGGEKTGVTATTNSILLESAFFSPLAITGRARAYGLHTDSSHRFERGVDSELQYQAMERATQLIVEICGGDVAPVVDVTTESALPIHAPIKLRRHQLDKVIGYHVEDAKVTDILNSLSLSPTFENESWTVTSPSFRFDIEVEVDLIEEVARVFGYDNIPNVAPVAPLKMTDHNEATLPVRRIRDLMVNRGFQEAITYSFVDPKHQLLLHPEADHLVLPHPISIEMSVMRVSMFTGLIEAVVSNQKRQQQRIRLFETGLTFIKDESVENGVLQVPMLGAIIAGTANAESWNQESKSVDYFDLKGDLDALLDQTCNSDEFVFKRASHPGLHPGQSAEIFHDGRSVGHIGAIHPSLEKKLGLNGSTIILEIELATLTSRKLPQALEISKFPANRRDIAMIVKDDVNAGDVLNFIKKVGGNQLVGINLFDVYQGTGVVEGHKSLAISLTLQDISRTLEEKEISEAVNNIVEGISSEFNASLRD; encoded by the coding sequence ATGAAATTCAGTCATGAATGGTTACAAACTTGGGTCAAACCAGGTCTTACAAATGAAGCGCTCGCTCATCAAATTACGATGGCCGGCCTAGAAGTTGACGGTATTGATGCTGTTGCTGGTGATTTCTCTGGTATCGTTGTAGGTCACGTTGTTGAATGTGGTCCACACCCAGATGCTGATAAGTTACAAGTGACTAAAATTGATATTGGTTCTGAAGAGTTAATTGACATCGTATGTGGTGCAACTAACTGCCGTGCAGGACTGAAAGTTGCGGTTGCAACAGTTGGTGCTGTATTACCAGGTGATTTCAAAATTAAAAAAGCCAAACTACGTGGTCAACCATCACACGGTATGCTTTGTTCTGAATCTGAAATGGGTATGGCTGAATCAGCAGACGGTATCATTGAGTTACCGTCTGATGCGGTTCCTGGTACTTGTATTCGTGAATATCTTGGTCTTGATGATGTTACTATCGAAGTTGACCTTACACCTAACCGTGCAGATTGCTTAAGTATCGCTGGCATTGCACGTGAAGTGGGTGTTTTAAATAATATCGCTGTTACGGCGCCTGAGTGGATAAATGTAACTGAAACAAGTACAGAAACTGTAAGCGTTTCTGTAACGGCTACAGAGCAGTGCCCTCGTTATCTTGGTCGTGTGATCACTAACCTTGATATGACTGCAAAAACACCATTATGGATGGTCGAGCGTCTTCGTCGTTGTGGTACTCGCTCAATCGATCCAATCGTTGACGTTACTAACTACGTATTGCTAGAACTTGGTCAACCAATGCATGCATTTGACCTTGCTACTTTAACGGGTGCTATTAATGTTCGTCTTGCAACCCAAGATGAAAAACTAACATTACTCGATGGTAATGAAGTTAAGTTGAATGACAATACACTGGTTATTGCTGATGACAGCGGCGCAATCGCAATGGCGGGTATTTTCGGCGGCGAAAAAACAGGTGTAACGGCTACCACAAACTCTATTTTACTTGAGTCTGCGTTCTTTAGCCCGTTAGCTATTACTGGTCGCGCTCGCGCATACGGCCTGCATACAGATTCTTCACACCGTTTCGAACGTGGTGTTGATTCAGAGCTTCAATATCAAGCGATGGAACGTGCCACACAGTTGATTGTTGAAATCTGTGGTGGTGACGTCGCGCCTGTTGTTGATGTGACTACCGAGTCTGCATTACCGATACATGCGCCAATTAAATTACGTCGTCATCAATTAGATAAAGTGATTGGTTACCATGTTGAAGATGCGAAAGTAACTGATATTTTAAACAGTTTAAGTTTATCTCCTACGTTTGAAAATGAGTCATGGACAGTCACTTCGCCATCTTTCCGCTTCGATATAGAAGTTGAAGTCGATTTAATTGAAGAAGTAGCCCGTGTATTCGGTTATGACAATATCCCAAATGTTGCACCTGTTGCGCCATTGAAGATGACAGATCATAATGAAGCAACATTACCTGTTCGTCGGATTCGTGATTTAATGGTTAACCGTGGTTTCCAAGAAGCAATCACATATAGCTTTGTAGATCCAAAACACCAATTATTACTACACCCTGAAGCAGATCATCTCGTATTGCCACATCCAATTTCAATTGAGATGTCAGTAATGCGTGTTAGCATGTTTACCGGTTTGATTGAAGCTGTTGTTTCCAACCAAAAGCGTCAGCAACAACGTATTCGTTTATTTGAAACTGGTCTTACTTTTATTAAAGATGAGTCAGTTGAAAATGGTGTGCTACAAGTTCCTATGCTTGGTGCCATTATTGCTGGTACAGCGAATGCTGAATCATGGAATCAAGAAAGTAAGTCTGTAGACTATTTCGACCTTAAAGGTGATTTAGACGCATTATTAGACCAAACATGTAATTCAGATGAGTTTGTATTTAAACGTGCAAGTCACCCGGGTTTACATCCTGGTCAAAGTGCTGAAATATTCCACGATGGTCGTTCTGTTGGTCATATCGGTGCTATACATCCTTCATTAGAAAAGAAGTTAGGCCTAAATGGTTCAACGATTATTCTAGAGATTGAACTTGCAACATTAACATCTCGCAAGTTACCGCAAGCTCTTGAAATTTCTAAGTTTCCTGCTAACCGTCGTGACATCGCTATGATTGTTAAAGACGACGTTAATGCTGGTGATGTTCTGAACTTTATCAAAAAAGTTGGCGGGAATCAGTTAGTTGGCATAAACTTGTTTGATGTATACCAAGGTACAGGTGTTGTAGAGGGTCATAAGAGCCTGGCAATCAGCTTAACCTTACAAGATATCTCACGCACCTTGGAAGAAAAAGAAATATCAGAAGCAGTTAATAATATTGTTGAAGGTATTTCATCTGAATTCAATGCATCCTTGAGGGATTAA